A window of the bacterium genome harbors these coding sequences:
- a CDS encoding CsgG/HfaB family protein, translated as MKKLSSLAVIMIVALSLASCQTAGSSTNVQAEEEISYPPYDGPKKRIAVLEFDNKVSNRWWDRSWNIEERMTEMIITELMKTNRFIVIERGALDEVMAEQDLGETGRVRQETAARIGELLGAQVLVKGAITEFIEKESGGSGGIMVSGIGIGGKTSTGHVAIDMRLIDATTGQILQSHRAEGKISSSKIGGIAFFSGVAFGGSTYKKTALGKATRLAVADAVRFVVDNMEEQTWQGSVVKIDGSQVYINAGANMNIGSDMVFTVYSKGEELIDPASGLSLGNAITRAGAVRVVQVSDKFSIAESIEGSGFKRGDIVKLQ; from the coding sequence TTGAAAAAGTTATCAAGTTTGGCAGTGATAATGATCGTGGCTCTCTCACTGGCCTCATGCCAGACCGCGGGGAGCAGCACCAATGTGCAGGCCGAAGAGGAGATCAGCTACCCTCCGTACGACGGGCCGAAGAAGAGAATCGCTGTTCTGGAGTTCGACAACAAGGTGAGCAACAGGTGGTGGGACAGGAGCTGGAACATCGAGGAGAGGATGACAGAGATGATCATCACCGAACTCATGAAAACCAACCGCTTCATCGTCATCGAACGTGGTGCCCTTGACGAGGTGATGGCGGAACAGGATCTCGGAGAAACCGGCCGCGTCCGGCAGGAAACGGCGGCACGGATCGGTGAACTGCTCGGTGCCCAGGTCCTGGTCAAGGGAGCCATCACCGAGTTCATTGAAAAGGAGAGCGGTGGAAGCGGAGGGATCATGGTCAGCGGTATAGGGATAGGAGGCAAGACCAGCACCGGCCACGTGGCCATTGACATGCGCCTCATCGATGCCACCACCGGGCAGATCCTGCAGTCCCACCGGGCTGAGGGCAAGATCTCCAGCAGCAAGATCGGCGGCATCGCCTTTTTCAGCGGCGTGGCCTTCGGGGGAAGCACCTACAAAAAAACCGCCCTGGGTAAAGCCACCCGATTGGCTGTGGCCGATGCTGTCCGGTTTGTTGTTGATAACATGGAAGAGCAGACATGGCAGGGCTCTGTCGTGAAAATTGACGGATCACAGGTTTACATCAACGCCGGGGCGAACATGAACATCGGTTCCGACATGGTTTTCACTGTCTATTCCAAGGGCGAGGAACTCATCGATCCCGCCTCCGGGCTATCCCTGGGGAACGCTATTACACGAGCGGGAGCAGTCAGGGTCGTCCAGGTCTCGGACAAATTTTCCATCGCCGAAAGCATCGAGGGGTCCGGTTTCAAGCGGGGAGATATCGTTAAACTACAGTGA
- a CDS encoding response regulator gives MKKILIVDDEHLVRWSVRQYLEAEGFVAVEASSGPEALEILTKDDISVLITDLIMPEMNGVELIRRAKEFDPDLSVLVITADDSSGLVLSATDAGALRTFNKPIPFVELVGALQALP, from the coding sequence ATGAAAAAAATTTTGATCGTGGATGATGAGCATCTGGTTCGATGGTCGGTACGGCAATACCTCGAGGCCGAGGGGTTTGTCGCGGTAGAGGCTTCCTCCGGCCCGGAGGCTCTTGAGATACTCACAAAGGACGACATATCCGTCCTGATCACCGATCTCATCATGCCGGAGATGAACGGTGTGGAACTTATCCGCAGGGCCAAGGAGTTCGACCCCGACCTGTCAGTGCTGGTCATCACGGCTGACGACTCCTCCGGGCTGGTTCTTTCGGCAACGGACGCCGGAGCGCTCAGAACGTTCAACAAACCGATCCCCTTCGTTGAACTTGTGGGGGCCCTTCAGGCACTGCCCTGA